A single genomic interval of Spirosoma linguale DSM 74 harbors:
- a CDS encoding molybdopterin dehydrogenase FAD-binding protein (PFAM: molybdopterin dehydrogenase FAD-binding; CO dehydrogenase flavoprotein domain protein~KEGG: mno:Mnod_2923 molybdopterin dehydrogenase FAD- binding) has translation MNSFTYSRTDAVDTAVRERASEPTAKFIAGGTNLIDLMKENVEHPTHLIDITRLPLTTISDNVDGGLRLGALVKNADTAYNEQVIQRYPLLSQAILAGASPQLRNMATDGGNLLQRTRCYYFYDTATPCNKREPGSGCSALNGYNRIHAILGASNHCIATHPSDMCVALAALEAEVRVTGSNGERTIPFSEFHRLPGDTPNIDNTLEPGELITSIDLPARGFPEYFQYLKLRDRASYAFALVSVAAALEIEGGTITAARIALGGVAHKPWRKPEAEAALVGKPATKENFQAAAELLLAGAQGYEHNAFKIELAKRAIVRALGQAAKLEPTA, from the coding sequence ATGAACAGCTTCACTTACTCCCGAACGGACGCCGTAGATACCGCCGTGCGCGAACGGGCATCCGAACCGACCGCTAAATTCATTGCCGGCGGCACCAACCTCATCGACCTGATGAAGGAAAATGTGGAGCATCCAACGCACCTGATCGACATTACCCGGCTGCCGCTGACTACCATTTCCGATAACGTTGATGGTGGACTTCGCCTGGGCGCACTGGTTAAAAATGCCGATACGGCCTATAATGAGCAGGTTATTCAACGGTACCCGCTTCTGTCCCAGGCCATTCTGGCGGGAGCATCGCCCCAGTTGCGGAACATGGCTACCGATGGCGGAAACCTGCTCCAACGCACCCGTTGCTACTATTTTTATGATACCGCCACGCCCTGCAACAAGCGTGAACCCGGTTCCGGCTGCTCAGCCCTTAACGGCTACAATCGAATCCATGCCATTCTGGGGGCCAGCAACCACTGCATTGCTACCCATCCGTCTGATATGTGTGTTGCCCTCGCAGCCCTTGAAGCGGAGGTTCGGGTAACGGGCAGTAATGGCGAGCGAACCATCCCGTTTTCGGAGTTTCACCGCTTGCCTGGTGATACCCCCAACATCGACAATACGCTCGAACCGGGCGAACTGATTACATCCATAGACCTGCCCGCCAGAGGATTCCCGGAGTACTTTCAGTATCTGAAACTCCGCGACCGGGCATCGTATGCCTTTGCGCTGGTTTCGGTAGCTGCTGCCCTGGAAATAGAGGGAGGAACGATCACCGCTGCCCGAATTGCGCTGGGCGGGGTAGCGCACAAACCTTGGCGCAAGCCCGAAGCCGAAGCTGCACTGGTCGGAAAACCCGCCACCAAAGAAAACTTTCAGGCAGCAGCCGAATTACTGCTGGCCGGGGCACAGGGGTATGAACATAACGCATTTAAAATCGAACTGGCAAAACGCGCTATTGTGCGGGCATTAGGCCAGGCCGCTAAACTCGAACCAACTGCATGA
- a CDS encoding (2Fe-2S)-binding domain protein (PFAM: [2Fe-2S]-binding domain protein; ferredoxin~KEGG: mrd:Mrad2831_4484 2Fe-2S iron-sulfur cluster binding domain-containing protein) has translation MNPAVESYPPDVRPPSLPPVHAVKLTVNGTETELQISPWTTLLDALREYMDLTGTKKGCDHGQCGACTVLVDGKRINSCLSLAIMQEDAQITTIEGIAQLENNSPADQLHPLQKAFIEHDAFQCGYCTPGQICSAVGLMNEGKAKTTADIQELMSGNICRCGAYTNIVDAIEDVMNQKNA, from the coding sequence ATGAATCCTGCTGTGGAATCCTACCCGCCCGATGTGCGGCCTCCCTCTTTGCCTCCCGTTCACGCTGTGAAACTGACGGTCAATGGCACCGAAACCGAACTGCAAATTTCTCCCTGGACCACCTTACTCGATGCCCTGCGGGAGTATATGGACCTGACTGGCACCAAAAAAGGCTGTGATCATGGGCAATGTGGTGCCTGCACCGTATTGGTAGATGGGAAACGCATCAACTCCTGCCTGTCACTCGCTATCATGCAGGAAGACGCTCAGATTACGACCATCGAAGGAATCGCCCAGCTTGAAAACAACAGCCCTGCGGATCAACTGCACCCGTTGCAGAAGGCGTTTATTGAACACGACGCGTTTCAGTGCGGATATTGTACACCTGGGCAGATTTGCTCGGCAGTGGGTCTCATGAACGAAGGCAAAGCGAAAACGACAGCCGATATCCAGGAGTTGATGAGCGGCAACATCTGCCGGTGTGGGGCTTACACAAACATCGTGGATGCCATTGAGGACGTTATGAACCAGAAAAACGCATGA
- a CDS encoding ribonuclease BN (TIGRFAM: ribonuclease BN~PFAM: ribonuclease BN~KEGG: har:HEAR3288 putative ribonuclease RNase BN (RBN) transmembrane protein), protein MTANTLKLFFTNAWIVIRDAFNGFLNDRCLKLSAALAYYTVFSLAPLLVLIISVVSIFLGQDAIQGQIFSQINGLVGNEAAKQIQDMIKSVSLSGKTNTALAIGIITLVIGATSIFVEIQDSVNMIWRVKAKPKRGWLKLIKDRLLSSSLVVSLGFLLLVSLIINGIILAMSDFLSRYLPGIGVYLVSGFNFLISTAVVSVLFAIIFKVLPDAKISWRDVRWGAFFTALLFMLGRYLIGLYIETTSTSSAYGAAGSLIVILTWIYYTAAILYFGAEFTQAYANHFGIKIEPADYAVYVEQTERERDVAVIPIEKKVEESKK, encoded by the coding sequence ATGACCGCCAACACGCTTAAACTCTTTTTTACCAACGCCTGGATCGTTATCAGAGACGCCTTCAATGGGTTCCTGAATGATCGGTGCCTGAAGCTTAGCGCAGCCCTGGCCTATTACACCGTCTTTTCGCTGGCCCCCCTGTTAGTATTGATTATTTCGGTAGTGAGTATTTTTCTGGGCCAGGACGCCATTCAGGGGCAGATTTTCTCTCAGATAAATGGGCTGGTGGGCAACGAGGCCGCCAAACAGATTCAGGACATGATCAAAAGTGTGAGTCTGTCCGGTAAAACCAACACTGCCCTGGCCATTGGCATCATTACGCTGGTGATTGGTGCCACCAGTATTTTTGTGGAAATACAGGATTCCGTCAACATGATCTGGCGGGTGAAAGCGAAGCCCAAACGGGGCTGGCTGAAACTGATTAAAGACCGGCTCCTGTCGTCGTCACTGGTTGTCAGTCTGGGGTTTCTGCTGCTTGTGTCGCTGATCATAAACGGTATTATTCTGGCCATGAGCGACTTTCTATCCCGCTATCTGCCCGGCATTGGCGTTTATCTGGTCAGTGGGTTTAACTTCCTGATCAGCACCGCTGTCGTCAGTGTTTTGTTTGCCATTATTTTCAAAGTGCTGCCCGACGCCAAGATTTCGTGGAGAGATGTGCGGTGGGGTGCCTTTTTCACGGCTTTGCTCTTCATGCTGGGCCGGTATCTGATTGGCCTGTATATCGAAACGACCAGCACCAGCTCGGCCTACGGAGCCGCCGGTTCGCTTATCGTAATCCTGACCTGGATTTATTACACAGCGGCTATTCTGTACTTCGGCGCGGAGTTCACTCAGGCCTATGCCAACCATTTCGGGATAAAAATCGAACCGGCCGACTATGCCGTGTATGTAGAACAGACTGAACGGGAACGGGATGTGGCGGTGATTCCTATCGAAAAGAAGGTAGAAGAAAGCAAAAAATAG
- a CDS encoding hypothetical protein (KEGG: mxa:MXAN_0823 ICE-like protease) → MNSLRLCILLLFIFIQNCVLAQGVPPLERLITVDIRNAPLENALREISRAGRFEFSYNPARIDGKALVTVRLTNVPVREVLNRVFQSQVTFKSRANYVILVRNDAPEPSPKNFLLDGYILDEQTGERIAQASIFEKTTLASTVSNPFGYYRLRLPTDLSAVRLDVRKQAYVGETVLIRSRLSHSVSIRMTPIPPRLSLETLPIRVTEDTIRPVNTLAAVAVDLPAPRLDSTVPTRPKSILEQGREQLTRLFVSAQQSIHDVNMTRDTLYRDWQVSFLPFIGTNHRLSGRISNRISVNALIGYSFGVRAFEVGGLFNLVRADVTGFQAGGLGNLVGGNVSGVQLGGLFNLDGGTVEGVQAGGLFNVNMKQAQGVQLGGLFNANAGELTNIVQVGGLVNVARKSVRGLQLAGLANVAVGDVQGWQVSGIVNRARSVQGGHQIGLINLADSSGSVPIGLFSHVQKGGYRRFEVAATEINLLNLTYRTGVRRFYNIFSAGYNFEQPGSADLSVGYGLGTGFVLSRSTLFTLEGMNQHHFYFSQPENGSWNNQIRLSTLFETKLSRRLSLAYGPSVNWYFSGEDMTPPTRRPDLSLFSNGTDGFSNSRHWGWVGFQVGLRFGNS, encoded by the coding sequence ATGAATTCTCTTCGACTTTGTATTCTACTGCTGTTTATTTTCATCCAAAATTGCGTGTTAGCCCAGGGCGTTCCACCGCTTGAACGCCTGATTACGGTCGACATTCGGAACGCGCCCCTTGAAAACGCACTGCGCGAGATTAGCCGGGCCGGGCGTTTCGAGTTTTCGTATAACCCCGCCCGCATTGACGGCAAAGCGTTGGTTACGGTCCGACTAACGAATGTACCGGTTCGGGAAGTGCTCAACCGCGTCTTTCAAAGTCAGGTAACGTTCAAATCGCGGGCAAACTACGTCATTCTGGTGCGTAATGACGCCCCTGAACCAAGCCCGAAAAACTTTCTGCTCGACGGCTACATTCTGGATGAACAAACCGGTGAACGAATTGCGCAAGCCAGTATTTTTGAGAAAACGACCCTGGCCTCTACCGTCAGCAATCCTTTTGGCTACTACCGCCTTCGGCTACCGACAGACCTCTCCGCGGTTCGTCTGGACGTTCGAAAGCAGGCGTATGTAGGCGAAACGGTTCTGATTCGTTCTCGGCTTTCGCATTCGGTAAGTATCCGAATGACGCCCATTCCGCCCCGACTGTCGCTGGAAACGCTACCCATTCGGGTAACGGAAGATACGATCCGTCCCGTGAATACGCTGGCCGCCGTAGCGGTTGACCTGCCCGCTCCCCGATTAGATTCAACGGTACCAACGCGGCCTAAATCCATTCTGGAGCAGGGACGTGAACAGCTTACCCGGCTTTTTGTATCGGCCCAGCAATCCATTCATGATGTAAACATGACCCGTGATACCCTCTACCGCGACTGGCAGGTGTCGTTTCTGCCCTTTATCGGCACCAATCACCGCCTAAGCGGACGCATTAGCAACCGCATCTCGGTAAATGCGTTAATTGGGTATTCGTTTGGTGTGCGGGCGTTCGAGGTGGGCGGTTTGTTTAATCTCGTTCGGGCAGATGTTACCGGCTTTCAGGCAGGTGGTCTGGGAAATCTAGTTGGTGGCAACGTCAGCGGAGTACAGCTTGGCGGGCTGTTTAATCTTGATGGCGGTACCGTAGAGGGCGTACAGGCGGGCGGGCTGTTTAATGTCAATATGAAACAAGCGCAGGGTGTTCAACTAGGCGGTCTGTTCAATGCCAACGCGGGTGAGCTGACGAACATCGTGCAAGTTGGTGGTTTGGTCAATGTGGCCAGAAAATCGGTTCGGGGGCTTCAACTGGCGGGCCTTGCCAACGTGGCGGTGGGCGATGTACAGGGCTGGCAGGTGAGCGGCATCGTTAACCGGGCGCGGTCGGTTCAGGGTGGGCACCAGATTGGTCTCATCAATCTGGCCGATTCGTCAGGCAGTGTGCCGATTGGCCTGTTCAGTCATGTACAAAAAGGAGGTTACCGGCGGTTCGAAGTAGCGGCTACTGAAATCAATCTACTCAACCTGACCTACCGAACGGGCGTTCGCCGGTTCTACAATATCTTTTCTGCTGGCTATAATTTTGAACAGCCGGGGAGTGCCGACCTGAGTGTAGGCTACGGGCTGGGTACGGGCTTCGTGCTGTCGCGGTCAACCCTGTTCACGCTGGAAGGAATGAACCAGCATCATTTCTATTTCAGCCAGCCCGAAAATGGCAGTTGGAACAATCAAATCCGACTGAGCACCCTCTTCGAAACAAAACTCAGTCGGCGGCTGTCCCTAGCCTACGGGCCATCGGTAAACTGGTATTTCAGTGGCGAAGACATGACCCCACCCACCCGAAGGCCCGACCTTTCGCTTTTCTCTAACGGAACGGATGGGTTCAGCAACAGTCGTCACTGGGGTTGGGTTGGTTTTCAGGTCGGACTTCGGTTCGGAAATTCGTAG
- a CDS encoding anti-FecI sigma factor, FecR (PFAM: FecR protein~KEGG: mpo:Mpop_4014 anti-FecI sigma factor, FecR) gives MADQQPIDDALLGKFLAGETDPAESARVRQWLSTRISGPTEPSPDDFDRFEHIWNAAQPDSTEVDTDAAWRSVQQKMRVSDRNPVRRQDPISKPLPVLQPERRVPGMTSLWRMAAMLTLIAGMGWLIVKLRFYGQHHPAEGMVALTANEQPISKTLPDGTHIFLNRHSTLRYPTAFAEERRDVTLTGEAFFEVTPDASRPFHIAARQSVVQVLGTSFTVRAYDANVSVTVRTGKVRFSSGRKAVLLTKNQQATFEASGDTMRRLPASPNAFAYKTGVLVFDKEPLRDVVQAINQYYNADVQLANAKLGNCLLTTRFDKMPLATVLNVTAETLGLQVRYVGKQVILEGAGCQ, from the coding sequence ATGGCCGATCAACAACCCATAGACGACGCCCTGCTGGGCAAGTTTCTGGCGGGCGAAACCGATCCAGCCGAGTCGGCGCGGGTGAGGCAGTGGCTTTCTACCCGAATCTCCGGCCCTACAGAGCCCAGCCCCGACGATTTCGACCGATTCGAACACATCTGGAATGCGGCACAGCCGGACTCCACCGAGGTCGATACTGATGCGGCCTGGCGGTCTGTTCAGCAAAAAATGCGCGTATCGGATCGAAATCCAGTCAGACGGCAGGACCCGATTAGCAAGCCGCTGCCCGTTTTACAGCCGGAACGGCGAGTGCCTGGCATGACGTCGTTATGGCGTATGGCGGCCATGCTGACGCTCATAGCGGGTATGGGCTGGCTGATAGTCAAGCTCAGGTTTTACGGTCAGCACCACCCGGCCGAAGGCATGGTGGCGCTGACGGCCAATGAGCAGCCAATCAGTAAGACATTGCCCGACGGCACTCATATTTTTCTGAATCGGCACTCGACATTGCGGTATCCGACGGCTTTTGCGGAGGAGCGCCGGGATGTTACGTTGACCGGTGAGGCATTCTTCGAGGTAACCCCCGATGCTTCCCGACCATTTCATATTGCCGCCCGCCAGAGTGTCGTTCAAGTTTTGGGAACATCATTTACTGTCCGGGCATACGATGCGAATGTGAGCGTGACCGTCCGGACTGGGAAAGTGCGGTTTTCGAGTGGTCGAAAAGCTGTTTTACTGACGAAAAACCAACAAGCCACTTTTGAGGCTTCGGGCGATACCATGCGACGGTTACCGGCTTCACCAAACGCGTTTGCCTATAAAACGGGTGTGCTGGTGTTCGATAAAGAACCGCTGCGCGACGTCGTTCAGGCCATTAATCAGTACTATAATGCCGATGTTCAGCTGGCCAATGCCAAACTCGGCAACTGCCTGCTGACAACTCGTTTCGATAAAATGCCGTTGGCAACCGTTCTGAATGTGACTGCCGAAACCCTTGGATTACAGGTACGTTACGTGGGTAAACAGGTGATTTTAGAGGGAGCCGGTTGCCAGTGA
- a CDS encoding RNA polymerase, sigma-24 subunit, ECF subfamily (TIGRFAM: RNA polymerase sigma-70 factor; RNA polymerase sigma factor, sigma-70 family~PFAM: Sigma-70 region 4 type 2; sigma-70 region 2 domain protein~KEGG: psa:PST_1223 RNA polymerase sigma factor AlgU) produces MIVLQPPIIQKPFVVLPNEQDILSAISNGNERAFESVFRQYYAPLCRYARQLVPDPDEAEEEVQAMFLTVWEKRENLNITISLKAYLYRAVHNRCLNRIKHISVRDEHREHSRYLGESLVESPMQTLLGDELSDRLQRTIQKLPEQCRLAFTLSRFDELKYGEIADQLGISIKTVENQIGKALRILRTELSEYLPVLILWLLSHPEQWPINNP; encoded by the coding sequence ATGATAGTTTTACAGCCTCCTATCATCCAAAAGCCTTTCGTTGTGCTACCGAACGAGCAGGACATCCTTTCGGCCATAAGCAATGGCAATGAGCGTGCGTTTGAGTCTGTCTTTCGGCAGTACTATGCACCCCTTTGCCGCTATGCCCGGCAGTTAGTGCCCGACCCCGACGAGGCCGAAGAGGAAGTACAGGCCATGTTTTTGACCGTTTGGGAAAAACGGGAGAATCTAAATATTACCATTTCGCTGAAAGCTTATCTGTACCGGGCCGTGCACAACCGGTGCCTGAATCGAATAAAACACATTTCCGTTCGGGATGAACACCGGGAGCACAGCCGTTATCTGGGCGAATCGCTGGTTGAGTCGCCCATGCAGACACTTTTGGGCGACGAACTTTCTGACCGGTTGCAGCGAACTATTCAGAAATTACCCGAACAATGTCGGCTGGCATTTACGTTAAGTCGCTTTGACGAGTTAAAATATGGAGAAATTGCCGATCAGCTGGGTATTTCAATTAAAACCGTTGAGAACCAGATCGGGAAAGCCCTGCGCATTTTACGTACTGAACTGAGTGAGTATTTACCTGTTTTAATCCTGTGGCTGCTAAGTCACCCTGAGCAATGGCCGATCAACAACCCATAG
- a CDS encoding TonB-dependent receptor plug (PFAM: TonB-dependent receptor plug~KEGG: afw:Anae109_1980 TonB family protein), with amino-acid sequence MTFMLPDLRHKLLLFLLLPAVLHAQSFTQTIRGTVVDQSLQTPLPGTTVMLLTSTPLKGTSTDASGQFRLTQVPVGRQSLQISVVGYKTATLQNITVDAGKELVLSISLEEAVSQLSEITVKPTIDKDKPLNEMAAVSARTFSVEETQKFAAAVNDPARMATAYAGVVGADDGGNSIVIRGNAPNGLLWRMEGVEIPNPNHFSSLGTAGGGISILSAQLLANSDFLTGAFPAEYGNALSGVFDLKLRRGNTAKREYTLQAGVLGVDLAAEGPITKGYGGSFLINYRYSTLGLISKLGIDIGTGDRVFQDLSFNVYLPTHKAGAFTLFGFGGLSSSKINALTDSTKWTSDYDGYNEDFRANTGAVGLTHTLPIGRKALLKTVLLASGYENRYQSSRLEPTFDYAPSQRNDESFLTQKRILSTTLTYKLNPRHTFRTGLIGTQLRYDLSQKSWEAEQQRLLTRVRVTDHTSTLQAFGQWNYRLSEQLTMNAGVHYLYLALNGTSAFEPRGSVRWAFATNKSLSLGYGLHSQLQNPATYFVVPAESPGSTPSSNRNLGFSRSHHYVLAYDQRLNGRSDAPPLRLKVETYYQHLFNIPVSARQRDAFSIINRFDGFTDRSLANNGIGRNYGLELTLEQFLIQTASGNNVYFLLSSSLYNSEYQGADGIWRSTRWNGRHAQSLLMGKEWVSGANVFGVNLKMSYYGGYRYTPVDIAESKRLSETVYVDNQSFTQQLPDYFRPDIRLSWKKNRPSSTRTLSLDLQNAVNRRNVFGYYYDPASGLVRTSYASGLIPVLSYRVVF; translated from the coding sequence ATGACGTTCATGCTGCCAGACCTCCGCCATAAACTTTTACTGTTCCTGCTTCTACCGGCTGTTCTCCACGCCCAATCCTTCACCCAGACCATCAGGGGGACGGTTGTTGACCAGAGTCTGCAGACGCCCCTGCCCGGTACCACCGTTATGCTCCTCACCAGTACACCCCTCAAAGGAACCAGTACCGACGCCAGCGGTCAGTTTCGGCTGACCCAGGTACCTGTGGGGCGGCAATCGCTCCAGATTAGTGTTGTCGGTTATAAAACCGCGACCCTGCAAAATATCACGGTCGATGCGGGTAAAGAACTGGTGCTGAGCATTTCGCTGGAAGAAGCGGTCAGCCAGTTATCGGAAATAACCGTAAAGCCGACGATCGATAAGGATAAACCTCTCAATGAAATGGCTGCCGTATCGGCCCGAACGTTTTCGGTGGAAGAAACGCAGAAATTTGCGGCTGCCGTAAACGACCCGGCCCGAATGGCTACCGCGTATGCCGGGGTTGTGGGTGCCGATGATGGCGGCAACTCGATTGTTATCCGGGGAAATGCTCCCAACGGCTTGTTGTGGCGGATGGAAGGCGTCGAAATTCCGAACCCGAACCATTTTTCGAGCCTGGGAACGGCCGGGGGCGGCATCTCTATTCTCAGTGCGCAGTTGTTGGCCAACTCCGATTTTTTAACGGGCGCTTTTCCCGCCGAATATGGCAATGCCCTGTCGGGTGTGTTTGATCTGAAACTTCGTCGGGGCAATACGGCCAAACGGGAGTATACCCTTCAGGCGGGCGTGCTGGGCGTCGACCTGGCAGCCGAAGGCCCCATTACCAAAGGGTACGGGGGCTCATTTCTGATTAACTACCGGTACTCGACCCTTGGCTTGATTTCCAAACTGGGCATTGATATTGGTACCGGCGACCGGGTATTTCAGGATTTATCCTTCAACGTGTATTTGCCAACCCACAAAGCCGGAGCGTTCACCCTCTTTGGCTTTGGCGGCCTGAGCAGCAGCAAGATCAATGCCCTGACCGATTCGACAAAATGGACTTCCGACTATGATGGCTACAATGAAGACTTTCGGGCGAATACGGGGGCCGTGGGCCTCACACATACCCTGCCCATTGGCCGCAAAGCCCTGTTAAAAACGGTACTGCTGGCCTCCGGCTACGAAAACCGATACCAAAGTTCACGTCTGGAACCCACTTTTGACTATGCTCCTTCGCAACGGAATGATGAATCTTTTTTAACGCAGAAACGAATTCTGTCGACAACCCTGACCTATAAACTCAATCCCCGCCACACCTTCCGAACCGGCCTGATCGGCACGCAGTTACGCTACGACCTGTCGCAAAAATCGTGGGAAGCGGAGCAGCAGCGGCTATTGACCCGTGTTCGGGTAACCGATCATACCAGCACATTACAGGCGTTCGGGCAGTGGAACTACCGATTATCCGAGCAGCTGACGATGAATGCGGGCGTGCATTACCTTTATCTGGCGCTCAATGGCACATCGGCCTTTGAACCACGCGGTTCGGTGCGCTGGGCTTTCGCCACCAATAAGTCGCTTAGCCTGGGATATGGCCTGCACAGTCAGTTACAGAACCCGGCCACCTATTTTGTGGTGCCAGCTGAGTCGCCGGGGAGTACGCCATCATCCAACCGAAATCTTGGTTTCAGCCGCTCCCATCATTATGTGCTGGCGTATGATCAACGGCTCAACGGCCGCTCTGATGCTCCGCCCTTACGACTGAAAGTTGAAACGTATTACCAGCATTTGTTTAACATACCCGTCAGTGCCCGCCAGCGTGACGCCTTCTCGATCATCAACCGGTTCGATGGCTTTACCGACCGGTCGCTCGCTAACAACGGCATTGGCCGGAATTATGGGCTTGAGTTAACGCTGGAACAGTTTCTGATTCAGACAGCCTCGGGCAATAACGTGTATTTTCTGCTATCGTCATCGCTGTATAATTCTGAATACCAGGGCGCAGATGGTATATGGCGCAGCACCCGCTGGAACGGCCGACACGCCCAAAGTTTGCTAATGGGTAAGGAATGGGTATCGGGGGCTAATGTATTTGGGGTGAATCTGAAAATGAGTTACTACGGTGGGTATCGATATACACCCGTTGATATAGCGGAGTCGAAGCGACTAAGCGAAACTGTTTATGTCGATAACCAGTCTTTCACGCAACAGCTTCCCGATTATTTCCGCCCCGATATCCGGCTTAGTTGGAAGAAAAATCGGCCTTCTTCGACCCGTACACTCTCTCTCGATTTGCAGAATGCCGTAAACCGCAGAAACGTTTTTGGTTATTATTACGACCCGGCCAGCGGTCTCGTCAGAACCAGTTATGCCAGCGGTTTGATTCCCGTTCTGAGTTACCGGGTTGTGTTTTAG
- a CDS encoding glutamate racemase (KEGG: dol:Dole_0538 glutamate racemase~TIGRFAM: glutamate racemase~PFAM: Asp/Glu/hydantoin racemase): MPTPSQPIGVFDSGYGGLTVLREIVKKLPQYDYIYLGDNARTPYGTRSFDTVYHYTLECVQHLFDRGCRLVILACNTASAKALRNIQQLDLPAQYPGLDGPDRRVLGVIRPTTEVIGTYSKTGKVGVLATRGTVTSESYRVEIEKFFPGLGVFQEACPMWVPLVENGEYDSPGADYFVKQHIDRLLAQSPDIDTLLLACTHYPLLLEKIKHFAPSGATILSQGGIVSDSLADYLVRHPEIEAQCSKHGQRTFLTTDATEDFDRQATIFYGQPVQSIHLAL, translated from the coding sequence ATGCCCACCCCCTCGCAACCCATTGGTGTCTTTGATTCTGGCTATGGCGGTCTGACCGTTCTGCGTGAAATCGTTAAAAAGCTGCCGCAGTACGATTACATCTACCTCGGCGATAATGCCCGGACGCCTTACGGAACCCGCTCGTTCGATACTGTTTACCATTACACCCTCGAATGCGTGCAGCACCTCTTCGACCGGGGCTGCCGACTGGTGATTCTGGCCTGCAATACCGCTTCGGCAAAGGCCCTTCGTAACATTCAGCAACTGGATTTGCCCGCGCAATACCCCGGACTGGATGGTCCCGACCGGCGGGTGCTGGGCGTGATCCGTCCAACAACCGAAGTGATTGGTACCTACTCAAAGACGGGGAAAGTGGGTGTTCTGGCCACACGCGGAACCGTGACATCTGAGTCGTATCGGGTGGAGATCGAGAAGTTTTTTCCAGGTCTGGGCGTTTTTCAGGAGGCTTGCCCGATGTGGGTACCGCTGGTCGAAAATGGCGAATACGACAGCCCAGGCGCAGACTATTTTGTAAAACAGCACATCGACCGGCTCCTGGCCCAATCCCCTGATATTGACACGCTGTTGCTGGCCTGCACGCATTACCCCCTGTTACTGGAAAAAATTAAACATTTTGCCCCCTCTGGCGCGACTATTTTAAGTCAGGGCGGTATCGTGTCGGATAGTCTGGCCGATTACCTCGTTCGTCACCCGGAAATTGAAGCACAGTGCAGTAAGCACGGCCAGCGAACGTTCCTCACAACTGATGCCACCGAGGATTTTGACCGGCAGGCAACCATTTTTTATGGACAACCCGTTCAGTCGATTCATCTGGCCTTGTAA